The following proteins are encoded in a genomic region of Cryptomeria japonica chromosome 11, Sugi_1.0, whole genome shotgun sequence:
- the LOC131072924 gene encoding protein trichome birefringence-like 11, translating into MKDLFGTKMDTNGGYGHPLRLPAGCTVSIHQYIWYATIFGLSAVLVVLSCIVYFDSGFGFLGPLKFGAVGSYNSSEGIVVAETGQIKELGGVGDYNSSERNKIGETRQQQNLGGVGDNSNGEGIMVNETGQQQKLGGVGDNGNAEGIMVNETGQQQKLGVVGGNGNGEGIMVNETGQQQKLGGVGDNGNGEGIMVNETGQQNSGEGIMGDETGQQKQPGDVRVNNSGEGFVGLKGEKKQLSECDLSVGMWVRDEAYPIYQSQNCPFMDSGFRCQENGRPDTDYLKWRWQPSDCDLPRFDPRKFLQSIQNRRIVFVGDSIGRNQWESMVCMLAEAVSDKTRIYEVNGNPITKHMGYLSFRFEDYNCTVEYYRAPFLVYQGRPPAGSPPEVRMTLKVDTLDYTSKLWVNGDILVFNTGHWWNYEKTVRWGCYFQEGHTVNIKLDIETAFQKSMNTWVKWVRQHVDSEKSHVFLRTYSPVHFRAGTWKTGGQCHEETWPDLKSSSLSSWKTQIMSEAIQHLQERKNVQSLNITYSAKMRKDGHPSIYYVGKENGPASIKKQDCSHWCLPGVPDQWNHLLYSHLIARGYGDLGTRVSRK; encoded by the exons ATGAAGGATTTATTCGGTACAAAGATGGATACAAACGGAGGATATGGACACCCATTAAGGCTTCCTGCGGGGTGTACAGTGAGTATCCATCAATATATATGGTATGCCACCATATTCGGGCTCTCTGCTGTTTTAGTAGTTCTATCTTGCATTGTGTATTTTGACAGTGGGTTTGGATTCTTGGGACCTTTGAAGTTTGGAGCTGTGGGAAGTTATAATAGTAGTGAGGGAATTGTGGTTGCTGAAACAGGGCAGATAAAGGAGCTTGGTGGTGTGGGAGATTATAATAGTAGTGAAAGAAATAAGATTGGTGAAACAAGGCAGCAGCAGAATCTTGGAGGTGTAGGAGATAATAGTAATGGTGAAGGAATAATGGTTAATGAAACAGGGCAGCAGCAGAAGCTTGGAGGTGTGGGAGATAATGGTAATGCTGAAGGAATTATGGTTAATGAAACAGGGCAGCAGCAGAAGCTTGGAGTTGTGGGAGGTAATGGTAATGGTGAAGGAATTATGGTTAATGAAACAGGGCAGCAGCAGAAGCTTGGAGGTGTAGGAGATAATGGTAATGGTGAAGGAATTATGGTTAATGAAACAGGGCAGCAGAATAGTGGTGAAGGAATTATGGGTGATGAAACAGGGCAGCAGAAGCAGCCTGGAGATGTGAGAGTTAATAATAGTGGTGAAGGATTCGTGGGCTTAAAAGGGGAAAAAAAGCAGTTAAGTGAGTGTGATTTGTCTGTGGGTATGTGGGTGAGGGATGAAGCATATCCAATCTATCAGTCACAGAATTGTCCTTTTATGGATTCAGGCTTTCGCTGTCAGGAAAATGGCAGGCCTGATACAGATTACTTGAAATGGCGATGGCAGCCCTCTGATTGTGATCTTCCACG GTTTGATCCAAGGAAGTTTCTCCAAAGCATCCAAAACAGGCGAATTGTGTTTGTGGGTGATTCCATTGGAAGGAACCAGTGGGAATCTATGGTTTGCATGCTGGCTGAAGCAGTTTCTGATAAGACTCGGATATATGAAGTGAATGGGAATCCCATCACAAAACACATGGGTTATTTGTCTTTCCGATTTGAAGATTATAACTGCACTGTAGAGTATTACAGAGCACCATTTTTGGTTTATCAGGGCCGCCCTCCAGCAGGATCTCCTCCTGAAGTTCGAATGACTCTGAAGGTTGATACACTGGACTATACTTCAAAGCTTTGGGTTAATGGAGACATTCTTGTCTTTAACACAGGACATTGGTGGAACTATGAGAAGACAGTAAGATG GGGGTGTTATTTCCAGGAGGGACACACTGTGAACATTAAGCTGGATATTGAAACTGCATTCCAGAAATCAATGAACACTTGGGTCAAATGGGTTCGTCAACATGTTGATTCTGAAAAATCTCATGTTTTCTTGCGTACCTATTCCCCTGTTCATTTTAG GGCTGGGACATGGAAGACTGGAGGACAGTGTCATGAAGAAACTTGGCCAGACCTAAAATCTTCTTCTTtgagttcatggaaaacccaaatcATGTCAGAAGCAATCCAACATCTTCAGGAGAGGAAGAATGTACAGTCTTTGAATATAACTTACTCAGCAAAGATGAGGAAAGATGGTCATCCCTCAATATATTATGTAGGGAAAGAAAATGGGCCAGCCTCAATAAAAAAGCAAGATTGCAGCCATTGGTGTTTACCGGGTGTGCCAGACCAATGGAATCATCTTCTTTACAGCCACTTAATTGCTAGAGGGTATGGAGATTTGGGTACTAGAGTCAGCAGAAAGTAA